The Anoplopoma fimbria isolate UVic2021 breed Golden Eagle Sablefish chromosome 5, Afim_UVic_2022, whole genome shotgun sequence genome contains a region encoding:
- the st6galnac gene encoding LOW QUALITY PROTEIN: alpha-N-acetylgalactosaminide alpha-2,6-sialyltransferase 2 (The sequence of the model RefSeq protein was modified relative to this genomic sequence to represent the inferred CDS: inserted 1 base in 1 codon) — protein MGLQKRLLLGVLTVGSLLCVYMVSMSMSPPKHFHIFKHGTSKSGSSDSKEPLDLETSRDQWTHPPPASTFHPELSSGMVRHEHAPTPTVKTQTSTPAPHIPAENNAPDVSKSRSGSDGANRTRIKALVLQHQLTQXSRTDRAPFIGDTYMIEDIPPQTDCPDDIQSRVTKTEFGGAFLKDIPVLQWAEHVTPEQHQRLSRYPGTHGWGGVDYKTLEETLSVLNSSANWRMFDDWKDRGDKSECIRCAVVGNGGILKDSKKGKEIDGHHYVFRTNGAIIKGFEEDVGSRTTHYTFSTNTLMNSMKNYAGVGYKGPPLSSETRYVFLPDHDRDYLLMKAAATHTLVKRGRDLSKDPSKYFGEDVSAAKLKMYHPDFVRYLRNRFLRSNTLKTKYKDIYRPSTGAVMLLAALHTCDQVSAYGFMTEDYMKYSDHYYDQIFHPVGFFINHDLKLEMILWQKLHKASLIQLYMHK, from the exons CGGCTCATCAGACTCTAAGGAGCCTCTTGACTtggagaccagcagagaccagtggACCCATCCGCCCCCTGCCTCCACCTTTCACCCAGAGCTCTCCTCTGGAATGGTTCGGCATGAACACGCACCGACTCCAACTGTAAAGACTCAAACATCCACGCCCGCTCCACACATACCAGCAGAGAACAATGCCCCGGATGTCTCAAAGTCTAGGTCCGGGTCTGACGGGGCGAACAGGACGAGGATCAAAGCGCTGGTCCTGCAACACCAGCTCACCC GCAGTCGGACCGACAGAGCCCCCTTCATCGGAGACACCTACATGATTGAAGACATCCCACCACAAACG GACTGCCCAGACGATATCCAAAGTCGGGTCACAAAGACAGAATTTGGTGGAGCGTTTCTGAAAGACATTCCGGTACTGCAGTGGGCCGAACACGTCACCCCTGAACAGCACCAGCGCCTGAGCCGCTACCCAGGAACACACGGCTGGGGGGGGGTCGATTACAAGA CGTTGGAGGAAACTCTGTCTGTCCTCAACTCTTCTGCTAACTGGAGGATGTTTGACGACTGGAAGGATCGCGGCGATAAATCGGAGTGTATCCGCTGTGCTGTGGTGGGAAACGGGGGGATCCTGAAGGATTCAAAGAAAGGGAAGGAGATCGACGGTCACCACTATGTCTTCAG GACCAACGGGGCGATCATTAAGGGCTTTGAGGAAGACGTGGGGTCTCGCACCACCCACTACACCTTCTCCACCAACACGCTGATGAACTCCATGAAGAACTACGCCGGCGTAGGGTACAAAGGACCCCCTCTGTCCAGC GAAACCCGATACGTGTTTCTGCCGGATCACGACCGCGATTATCTGCTGATGAAggctgcagccacacacactctAGTGAAGAGAGGACGTGACCTGTCCAAAGA TCCGTCCAAGTACTTCGGAGAGGACGTGTCGGCGGCCAAGCTGAAGATGTACCACCCCGACTTCGTCCGTTACCTCAGGAACAG ATTCCTTCGTTCCAACACTCTGAAAACCAAATATAAGGACATTTACCGTCCGTCAACGGGTGCCGTGATGCTGCTGGCTGCGCTGCACACCTGCGACCAG GTGAGCGCGTATGGCTTCATGACGGAGGACTACATGAAGTACTCGGACCACTACTACGACCAAATCTTCCACCCGGTGGGCTTCTTCATCAACCACGACCTGAAACTGGAGATGATTCTGTGGCAGAAGCTGCACAAGGCCAGCCTCATACAACTCTACATGCACAAGTGA